The Panulirus ornatus isolate Po-2019 chromosome 5, ASM3632096v1, whole genome shotgun sequence genome includes a window with the following:
- the LOC139747406 gene encoding uncharacterized protein isoform X3 encodes MTRTERRRELLVSWVMRKYVKFLVLGALSSCALLNLALHAGAGLQYYCQDECLAGVLKGPVKTLDKDVVLYIRDHWVDAPAPRGMYKATFPLDNPPWATVGYWGEGYHFINNYFKQYKNPGTFMEIGAKDGEFMSLTLFLEQKLGFSGLLVEPNPRDYQKLRAAGRSSYSINACATPGGSHRKDVLWMQDPPENLPEVVRHVQEGNSILLQYVQQEERSLGRTLEVQCFNAGAMALAALKTVKVDLLVISTHAGHLDILTSIHLGIKFRWTMFFCQMVVVLVSLVASEDWKTFMSIARSRGLTPVFNKYNFHILIPEAEAEHV; translated from the exons ATGACGAGGACCGAGAGGCGGAGGGAACTGCTGGTGTCGTGGGTGATGAGGAAATATGTCAAGTTCCTGGTGCTGGGGGCGCTCTCCTCCTGCGCCCTCCTGAACCTGGCCCTCCACGCTGGCGCCGGCCTCCAGTACTACTGCCAAGacg AGTGTCTGGCTGGAGTGTTGAAAGGCCCAGTGAAGACATTGGACAAAGATGTTGTACTGTACATCAGGGATCACTGGGTGGACGCACCAGCACCCCGGGGGATGTACAAGGCCACTTTCCCACTGGACAATCCACCTTGGGCCACCGTCGGCTACTGGGGCGAAGGTTATCATTTCATCAACAACTACTTCAAGCAGTACAAG AATCCCGGCACCTTTATGGAGATCGGCGCCAAGGACGGAGAGTTCATGTCCCTGACGCTCTTCCTGGAGCAGAAGCTAGGCTTCAGTGGGCTACTGGTGGAACCCAACCCTCGCGACTACCAGAAGCTACGAGCTGCCGGCAGGTCCTCCTACTCCATCAACGCCTGTGCCACCCCCGGAGGCAGCCACAGGAAG GACGTCCTTTGGATGCAGGATCCGCCCGAGAACCTGCCGGAGGTGGTTCGCCACGTACAAGAAGGCAACAGTATCCTTCTTCAGTATGTACAACAAGAG GAGCGCAGTCTTGGGAGGACTTTAGAGGTGCAGTGTTTCAACGCTGGGGCCATGGCGCTGGCAGCACTGAAGACTGTTAAAGTGGACCTGCTGGTCATTTCGACCCATGCTGGACACCTGGACATCCTCACCTCCATTCACCTCGGGATCAAGTTCAGG TGGACGATGTTCTTTTGTcagatggtagtggtgttggtctCCCTGGTCGCCTCGGAAGACTGGAAGACTTTCATGTCGATCGCCCGTAGCAGAGGCCTCACGCCAGTCTTCAACAAGTATAACTTCCACATCCTTATTCCCGAGGCGGAAGCAGAACATGTGTAG
- the LOC139746685 gene encoding uncharacterized protein isoform X2, whose protein sequence is MNPGTSKERRRELLVLWVMRKYVKFLVLGALSSCALLNLALHAGAGLQYYCQDECLINLLKGPVRSLDRQAIGYIRKYWVDAPAPQGTYKPDFPLDNPPWSTMGSWGAAYKFVNDFFRDHKEPGTFMEIGASDGEFKSLTLFLEQRLGFRGLLVEPHPDQYRKLRAVGRSSYSINACATPGQGHRKDLLWIRHTPKNLPHILSRVQRGGSHLLQYVLVEERDLGKTVPVQCFNAGALAAAALATTHLDLVTISTQGGELDVLDSIPMTVQIRMLVLMMPLVGQSTVLEEVLERRALASVFIDHNINIFIPKSQVYVP, encoded by the exons ATGAATCCT GGGACGAGCAAGGAGAGGCGGAGGGaactgctggtgttgtgggtgatgaggaAGTACGTCAAGTTCCTGGTGCTGGGGGCGCTCTCCTCCTGCGCCCTCCTGAACCTGGCCCTCCACGCTGGCGCCGGCCTCCAGTACTACTGCCAAGACG AGTGTCTCATTAATTTGCTGAAGGGTCCGGTCAGGTCCCTAGACAGACAGGCCATAGGGTACATCAGGAAGTACTGGGTGGACGCCCCAGCCCCACAGGGGACCTATAAGCCAGACTTCCCCTTGGATAACCCACCATGGTCTACCATGGGCAGCTGGGGTGCGGCTTACAAGTTCGTCAATGACTTCTTCAGAGACCATAAG gagccaggGACCTTCATGGAGATTGGGGCCAGTGACGGAGAGTTCAAATCCCTGACGCTCTTCTTGGAGCAGAGGTTAGGGTTCAGGGGGTTACTGGTGGAGCCCCACCCTGACCAGTACCGCAAGCTTAGGGCCGTTGGCAGGTCCTCCTACTCCATCAACGCTTGTGCCACCCCTGGCCAGGGCCACAGGAAG GATCTGTTGTGGATCCGCCATACGCCCAAGAACCTGCCTCATATTCTCTCCAGGGTCCAGAGAGGTGGCAGCCATTTACTCCAGTACGTACTTGTTGAG GAGCGGGACCTGGGAAAAACGGTGCCCGTGCAGTGCTTCAACGCAGGGGCCCTGGCTGCGGCcgccctggccaccacacacctcgaCCTCGTGACCATCTCCACGCAGGGCGGGGAGCTGGACGTCCTCGACTCCATCCCTATGACCGTTCAGATCAGG atgttggtgttgatgatgccgCTGGTGGGGCAGAGCACCgtgctggaggaggtgttggaaagGCGGGCTTTAGCCTCTGTCTTCATCGATCACAACATCAATATCTTCATACCTAAGTCACAGGTTTACgtcccttag
- the LOC139746685 gene encoding uncharacterized protein isoform X1 — protein MNPGTSKERRRELLVLWVMRKYVKFLVLGALSSCALLNLALHAGAGLQYYCQDECLINLLKGPVRSLDRQAIGYIRKYWVDAPAPQGTYKPDFPLDNPPWSTMGSWGAAYKFVNDFFRDHKEPGTFMEIGASDGEFKSLTLFLEQRLGFRGLLVEPHPDQYRKLRAVGRSSYSINACATPGQGHRKDLLWIRHTPKNLPHILSRVQRGGSHLLQYVLVENVTRLALMMWSGPPSGAGPGKNGARAVLQRRGPGCGRPGHHTPRPRDHLHAGRGAGRPRLHPYDRSDQDVGVDDAAGGAEHRAGGGVGKAGFSLCLHRSQHQYLHT, from the exons ATGAATCCT GGGACGAGCAAGGAGAGGCGGAGGGaactgctggtgttgtgggtgatgaggaAGTACGTCAAGTTCCTGGTGCTGGGGGCGCTCTCCTCCTGCGCCCTCCTGAACCTGGCCCTCCACGCTGGCGCCGGCCTCCAGTACTACTGCCAAGACG AGTGTCTCATTAATTTGCTGAAGGGTCCGGTCAGGTCCCTAGACAGACAGGCCATAGGGTACATCAGGAAGTACTGGGTGGACGCCCCAGCCCCACAGGGGACCTATAAGCCAGACTTCCCCTTGGATAACCCACCATGGTCTACCATGGGCAGCTGGGGTGCGGCTTACAAGTTCGTCAATGACTTCTTCAGAGACCATAAG gagccaggGACCTTCATGGAGATTGGGGCCAGTGACGGAGAGTTCAAATCCCTGACGCTCTTCTTGGAGCAGAGGTTAGGGTTCAGGGGGTTACTGGTGGAGCCCCACCCTGACCAGTACCGCAAGCTTAGGGCCGTTGGCAGGTCCTCCTACTCCATCAACGCTTGTGCCACCCCTGGCCAGGGCCACAGGAAG GATCTGTTGTGGATCCGCCATACGCCCAAGAACCTGCCTCATATTCTCTCCAGGGTCCAGAGAGGTGGCAGCCATTTACTCCAGTACGTACTTGTTGAG AATGTTACACGCCTGGCCCTGATGATGTGGTCTGGTCCTCCGTCAGGAGCGGGACCTGGGAAAAACGGTGCCCGTGCAGTGCTTCAACGCAGGGGCCCTGGCTGCGGCcgccctggccaccacacacctcgaCCTCGTGACCATCTCCACGCAGGGCGGGGAGCTGGACGTCCTCGACTCCATCCCTATGACCGTTCAGATCAGG atgttggtgttgatgatgccgCTGGTGGGGCAGAGCACCgtgctggaggaggtgttggaaagGCGGGCTTTAGCCTCTGTCTTCATCGATCACAACATCAATATCTTCATACCTAA
- the LOC139747424 gene encoding uncharacterized protein has product MRKSVGKTMREMEQMVSWVIRKYIKFLVLGALSSCALLNLALHAGAGLQYYCQDECLMRLLRGPIKSLDKETILHIRNHWLDPPAPRGTYKPGFSLDNPPWATMGNWGEAQKFVNNYFKNYKNPGTFMEIGAKDGEFMSLTLFLEQKLGFSGLLVEPNPRDYQKLRAAGRSSYSINACATPGGSHRKDVLWVRETPDNLPEILQRVQEGSNRLLQYVSPEDRELGQMVEVQCFNPGTMALAALQSLTVDLLTISTHGGELEILSAIPKNVMFRMIVVVAPLATGEEWDYLKNLGKARGLTQVFDRYNIHILIPKEEVKFV; this is encoded by the exons ATGAGGAAATCC GTGGGGAAGACTATGAGGGAGATGGAGCAGATGGTGTCGTGGGTGATAAGGAAATACATCAAGTTCCTGGTGCTGGGGGCGCTCTCCTCGTGCGCCCTCCTGAACCTGGCCCTCCACGCTGGCGCCGGCCTCCAGTACTACTGCCAAGAcg AATGTCTGATGAGGCTACTTAGGGGGCCTATTAAGTCCCTGGACAAGGAAACTATCCTACACATCAGGAATCACTGGTTGGATCCCCCAGCCCCACGAGGGACTTACAAGCCAGGCTTCTCCCTGGACAATCCCCCGTGGGCCACCATGGGCAACTGGGGGGAAGCCCAAAAATTTGTCAATAATTACTTCAAGAATtacaag AATCCCGGCACCTTTATGGAGATCGGCGCCAAGGACGGAGAGTTCATGTCCCTGACGCTCTTCCTGGAGCAGAAGCTAGGCTTCAGTGGGCTACTGGTGGAACCCAACCCTCGCGACTACCAGAAGCTACGAGCTGCCGGCAGGTCCTCCTACTCCATCAACGCCTGTGCCACCCCCGGAGGCAGCCACAGGAAG GACGTATTGTGGGTGCGGGAGACGCCCGACAACCTGCCCGAGATCCTACAGCGCGTTCAAGAAGGTAGCAACAGACTCCTTCAGTACGTCTCTCCTGAG GACCGTGAGCTGGGGCAGATGGTGGAGGTCCAGTGCTTCAACCCGGGGACGATGGCGCTGGCGGCGCTGCAGAGCCTGACGGTGGACCTGCTCACCATCTCCACCCACGGCGGAGAGCTAGAGATCCTCAGCGCCATACCCAAAAATGTCATGTTCAGG atgattgtagtggtggccCCGCTGGCGACTGGCGAAGAATGGGACTATTTAAAGAACCTTGGGAAGGCAAGGGGCTTAACACAAGTCTTCGACAGATACAACATCCATATCCTCATTCCCAAAGAAGAAGTCAAATTCGTGTAG
- the LOC139747406 gene encoding uncharacterized protein isoform X2: MESASAKMTRTERRRELLVSWVMRKYVKFLVLGALSSCALLNLALHAGAGLQYYCQDECLAGVLKGPVKTLDKDVVLYIRDHWVDAPAPRGMYKATFPLDNPPWATVGYWGEGYHFINNYFKQYKNPGTFMEIGAKDGEFMSLTLFLEQKLGFSGLLVEPNPRDYQKLRAAGRSSYSINACATPGGSHRKDVLWMQDPPENLPEVVRHVQEGNSILLQYVQQEERSLGRTLEVQCFNAGAMALAALKTVKVDLLVISTHAGHLDILTSIHLGIKFRMVVVLVSLVASEDWKTFMSIARSRGLTPVFNKYNFHILIPEAEAEHV; encoded by the exons ATGGAGTCTGCGTCGGCCAAG ATGACGAGGACCGAGAGGCGGAGGGAACTGCTGGTGTCGTGGGTGATGAGGAAATATGTCAAGTTCCTGGTGCTGGGGGCGCTCTCCTCCTGCGCCCTCCTGAACCTGGCCCTCCACGCTGGCGCCGGCCTCCAGTACTACTGCCAAGacg AGTGTCTGGCTGGAGTGTTGAAAGGCCCAGTGAAGACATTGGACAAAGATGTTGTACTGTACATCAGGGATCACTGGGTGGACGCACCAGCACCCCGGGGGATGTACAAGGCCACTTTCCCACTGGACAATCCACCTTGGGCCACCGTCGGCTACTGGGGCGAAGGTTATCATTTCATCAACAACTACTTCAAGCAGTACAAG AATCCCGGCACCTTTATGGAGATCGGCGCCAAGGACGGAGAGTTCATGTCCCTGACGCTCTTCCTGGAGCAGAAGCTAGGCTTCAGTGGGCTACTGGTGGAACCCAACCCTCGCGACTACCAGAAGCTACGAGCTGCCGGCAGGTCCTCCTACTCCATCAACGCCTGTGCCACCCCCGGAGGCAGCCACAGGAAG GACGTCCTTTGGATGCAGGATCCGCCCGAGAACCTGCCGGAGGTGGTTCGCCACGTACAAGAAGGCAACAGTATCCTTCTTCAGTATGTACAACAAGAG GAGCGCAGTCTTGGGAGGACTTTAGAGGTGCAGTGTTTCAACGCTGGGGCCATGGCGCTGGCAGCACTGAAGACTGTTAAAGTGGACCTGCTGGTCATTTCGACCCATGCTGGACACCTGGACATCCTCACCTCCATTCACCTCGGGATCAAGTTCAGG atggtagtggtgttggtctCCCTGGTCGCCTCGGAAGACTGGAAGACTTTCATGTCGATCGCCCGTAGCAGAGGCCTCACGCCAGTCTTCAACAAGTATAACTTCCACATCCTTATTCCCGAGGCGGAAGCAGAACATGTGTAG
- the LOC139747406 gene encoding uncharacterized protein isoform X1, whose protein sequence is MESASAKMTRTERRRELLVSWVMRKYVKFLVLGALSSCALLNLALHAGAGLQYYCQDECLAGVLKGPVKTLDKDVVLYIRDHWVDAPAPRGMYKATFPLDNPPWATVGYWGEGYHFINNYFKQYKNPGTFMEIGAKDGEFMSLTLFLEQKLGFSGLLVEPNPRDYQKLRAAGRSSYSINACATPGGSHRKDVLWMQDPPENLPEVVRHVQEGNSILLQYVQQEERSLGRTLEVQCFNAGAMALAALKTVKVDLLVISTHAGHLDILTSIHLGIKFRWTMFFCQMVVVLVSLVASEDWKTFMSIARSRGLTPVFNKYNFHILIPEAEAEHV, encoded by the exons ATGGAGTCTGCGTCGGCCAAG ATGACGAGGACCGAGAGGCGGAGGGAACTGCTGGTGTCGTGGGTGATGAGGAAATATGTCAAGTTCCTGGTGCTGGGGGCGCTCTCCTCCTGCGCCCTCCTGAACCTGGCCCTCCACGCTGGCGCCGGCCTCCAGTACTACTGCCAAGacg AGTGTCTGGCTGGAGTGTTGAAAGGCCCAGTGAAGACATTGGACAAAGATGTTGTACTGTACATCAGGGATCACTGGGTGGACGCACCAGCACCCCGGGGGATGTACAAGGCCACTTTCCCACTGGACAATCCACCTTGGGCCACCGTCGGCTACTGGGGCGAAGGTTATCATTTCATCAACAACTACTTCAAGCAGTACAAG AATCCCGGCACCTTTATGGAGATCGGCGCCAAGGACGGAGAGTTCATGTCCCTGACGCTCTTCCTGGAGCAGAAGCTAGGCTTCAGTGGGCTACTGGTGGAACCCAACCCTCGCGACTACCAGAAGCTACGAGCTGCCGGCAGGTCCTCCTACTCCATCAACGCCTGTGCCACCCCCGGAGGCAGCCACAGGAAG GACGTCCTTTGGATGCAGGATCCGCCCGAGAACCTGCCGGAGGTGGTTCGCCACGTACAAGAAGGCAACAGTATCCTTCTTCAGTATGTACAACAAGAG GAGCGCAGTCTTGGGAGGACTTTAGAGGTGCAGTGTTTCAACGCTGGGGCCATGGCGCTGGCAGCACTGAAGACTGTTAAAGTGGACCTGCTGGTCATTTCGACCCATGCTGGACACCTGGACATCCTCACCTCCATTCACCTCGGGATCAAGTTCAGG TGGACGATGTTCTTTTGTcagatggtagtggtgttggtctCCCTGGTCGCCTCGGAAGACTGGAAGACTTTCATGTCGATCGCCCGTAGCAGAGGCCTCACGCCAGTCTTCAACAAGTATAACTTCCACATCCTTATTCCCGAGGCGGAAGCAGAACATGTGTAG